A window of Corythoichthys intestinalis isolate RoL2023-P3 chromosome 14, ASM3026506v1, whole genome shotgun sequence contains these coding sequences:
- the eif4a2 gene encoding eukaryotic initiation factor 4A-II — translation MSNDSADYNSDHVGPDGMEPDGVIESNWNDITDNFDDMNLKETLLRGIYAYGFEKPSAIQQRAIIPCIKGYDVIAQAQSGTGKTATFAISILQQLDIEQKETQALVLAPTRELAQQIQKVILALGDYMGATCHACIGGTNLRSEIQKLQAEAPHIVVGTPGRVYDMLNRRHLSPKWIKMFVLDEADEMLSRGFKDQIYEIFQKLSTNIQVVLLSATMPTDVLEVTKKFMRDPIRILVKKEELTLEGIKQFYINVEREEWKLDTLCDLYETLTITQAVIFLNTRRKVDWLTEKMHARDFTVSALHGDMDQKERDVIMREFRSGSSRVLITTDLLARGIDVQQVSLVINYDLPTNRENYIHRIGRGGRFGRKGVAINFVTEEDKRILRDIETFYNTTVEEMPMNVADLI, via the exons ATGTCTAACGATTCTGCTGATTACAACAG CGACCATGTGGGGCCAGATGGGATGGAGCCAGATGGTGTCATCGAG AGTAATTGGAACGACATTACCGACAACTTTGATGACATGAACCTGAAGGAGACGCTCCTTCGGGGAATTTACGCTTATGGTTTTGAGAAGCCGTCGGCCATTCAGCAGAGGGCTATCATCCCGTGCATTAAAG GCTATGATGTGATTGCCCAAGCCCAGTCAGGCACTGGCAAGACGGCCACATTTGCCATCTCTATCTTGCAGCAGCTGGACATAGAGCAGAAGGAGACTCAGGCTCTGGTCTTGGCTCCCACCCGAGAGCTGGCTCAGCAG ATTCAGAAGGTCATCCTGGCTCTGGGCGACTACATGGGGGCCACCTGCCACGCCTGCATCGGAGGCACCAATCTCCGCAGCGAGATCCAGAAGCTTCAGGCCGAGGCGCCGCACATAGTGGTGGGCACGCCGGGTCGGGTCTACGACATGCTCAACAGGAGGCATTTGT CTCCTAAATGGATCAAGATGTTTGTTCTGGACGAAGCGGACGAGATGTTGAGTCGAGGTTTCAAAGATCAGATCTACGAGATCTTCCAGAAACTGAGTACAAACATTCAG GTGGTCCTCCTGTCGGCCACCATGCCAACGGACGTGCTGGAGGTGACCAAGAAATTCATGCGTGATCCCATCCGCATTTTGGTGAAGAAAGAAGAGCTTACCCTGGAGGGTATTAAGCAGTTCTACATCAACGTGGAGCGGGAG GAGTGGAAGTTAGACACCCTGTGCGACCTCTACGAGACTCTGACCATCACGCAGGCGGTCATCTTTCTCAACACCCGAAGAAAAGTGGACTGGCTGACCGAGAAGATGCACGCCAGGGACTTTACCGTTTCCGCTCTG CACGGAGATATGGACCAGAAGGAGCGCGACGTCATTATGAGGGAGTTTAGGTCTGGCTCCAGCAGAGTCTTGATCACTACAGACTTGCTG GCTCGTGGTATCGACGTGCAGCAAGTCTCCCTGGTCATCAACTACGACCTCCCCACAAACCGAGAGAACTACATTCACAG AATCGGCCGCGGCGGTCGCTTCGGCAGAAAGGGAGTGGCCATCAACTTTGTGACCGAAGAGGACAAGAGGATCCTGCGCGACATCGAGACGTTTTACAATACCACGGTGGAGGAGATGCCCATGAACGTGGCTGACCTCATTTGA
- the setd9 gene encoding SET domain-containing protein 9 — MFRKVLEGFRFKWKSYRHRFLPWIVLNISKNEKTLRQVKGRAEDKLVPDEEVSQKLVRLFRDLYGADRRVHSHEQVAGDGDKARRGHDAMFRTFGFCIDRKPSTLPFAGTGVFITKGFVPRGATVAMYPGTIYQTYEPIFLQSIRNPFVFRCIDGVLVDGKDKGISKMVYKSCSGRDRMGPLAMSDSSWLTAAPQNPLAVGQYVNNCSDERPANVCYQELDVPDAFPVELRRYLPNVNYGPDSQRPLRCVVLVSLRDIRAGEELFSNYYTIVH; from the coding sequence ATGTTTAGAAAAGTACTGGAGGGGTTTCGCTTCAAGTGGAAGTCATACCGACACCGATTTTTGCCCTGGATTGTTCTAAACATTTCCAAAAATGAGAAAACACTTCGCCAAGTCAAAGGTCGCGCTGAGGACAAGTTGGTCCCGGACGAAGAGGTCTCACAGAAACTTGTGCGACTCTTCCGAGATCTTTACGGAGCAGATCGACGCGTTCACTCCCACGAGCAGGTAGCCGGTGACGGTGACAAGGCGCGGCGTGGACACGATGCCATGTTCCGAACATTTGGTTTCTGCATCGACCGGAAGCCCAGCACGCTTCCCTTTGCGGGAACGGGAGTCTTTATTACCAAGGGTTTCGTCCCTAGAGGAGCAACTGTCGCCATGTATCCTGGCACCATCTACCAAACTTATGAGCCCATTTTTCTCCAATCCATCAGAAACCCGTTCGTCTTTCGGTGCATAGACGGCGTCCTGGTTGATGGAAAGGACAAAGGGATCTCCAAGATGGTGTACAAGTCGTGCAGCGGCAGAGACCGAATGGGCCCTTTGGCGATGAGCGATAGCAGCTGGCTGACGGCGGCCCCTCAGAACCCGCTGGCGGTGGGTCAGTACGTGAACAACTGCTCCGACGAGAGGCCCGCCAACGTGTGCTACCAGGAGTTGGACGTTCCCGACGCCTTTCCAGTGGAGCTTCGGCGTTATCTCCCTAACGTCAACTACGGTCCGGACTCACAGAGACCTCTTCGCTGCGTGGTCCTGGTGTCGCTCAGAGACATTAGAGCAGGAGAAGAGCTATTTTCCAATTACTACACTATTGTTCACTAG